One window from the genome of Helicobacter pylori encodes:
- a CDS encoding restriction endonuclease has product MIPTQLNEIAEFLKINPYNLSQPLQDGRLNSSVNEEEILNIIKDYFPIQLPKAREWWDFSFEENKIFYPVNIKTTTTKTADNLNGKLGIYYALCGLLPEFNNEIAWEKYFQKLHKDLGKNTDRDYYFLIINKNDPKDIFINSLKGIQTLQPNNLPFQCKWDNNREIVQRDFDGSKNFILSALAKSVTLRANIY; this is encoded by the coding sequence ATGATACCCACACAGCTTAATGAGATTGCAGAATTTTTAAAAATAAACCCCTATAATTTGTCTCAACCCTTACAGGATGGACGCTTAAATTCATCTGTCAATGAAGAAGAAATTTTAAATATCATTAAGGATTATTTTCCTATCCAACTGCCAAAAGCCAGAGAGTGGTGGGATTTTAGTTTTGAAGAAAATAAGATTTTTTATCCTGTTAATATTAAAACCACCACCACAAAAACCGCTGACAATCTTAATGGTAAATTAGGGATTTATTACGCGTTGTGCGGCTTATTGCCGGAGTTTAATAACGAAATCGCATGGGAAAAATACTTTCAAAAACTGCATAAAGACTTAGGCAAAAACACCGATAGGGACTATTATTTTTTAATTATCAACAAAAACGATCCTAAAGATATTTTTATCAATTCCTTAAAAGGCATTCAAACTCTTCAGCCCAATAACTTGCCCTTTCAATGCAAGTGGGATAACAACAGAGAAATCGTTCAAAGAGACTTTGATGGAAGTAAAAATTTCATCTTAAGCGCTTTAGCTAAAAGTGTAACTCTAAGGGCTAATATTTATTAA
- a CDS encoding ATP-dependent helicase, producing the protein MLETLQLNPEQRKAASALQGHNLIIASAGTGKTSTIVGRILHLLDNGIKPEEILLLTFTNKASNEMIARVAKYSKLSSKIEAGTFHAVAYRYLKEHYPNLSLKQPKELRKLLESIVDTKNAIDDDKKPYTSQHLYALYSLYTNALKQEDFSAWLSHKNPEHTPYAALYENILEEFENTKKKHDYIDYNDLLLLFKKAMLERPSPYKEVLCDEFQDTNPLQESILDAINPPSLFCVGDYDQSIYAFNGADISIISNFTQKYKNAQVFTLTKNYRSSKEILDLANQVIQHNERIYPKNLEVVKSGKFNKPTLLNYNDNIAQCQDIAKRIVMRKDFKEVAVIFRNNASADQLEAALRAHNVPSKRKGSASFFESKEVALALDICALLFNPKDIMAAIHILSYISDIGSNTAKDIHEALMLLGNGDLKLALTHPSKEAKIYTKKKEITSMGLFEEIFALENSSRFNSVMDKAFHSHPVLMHSKISLNGAKMLSDFFILYTKAPIHSPSALIKHILESAFFQTFKTRLLKERSKNKDGSYNEFKKLQAQKRFNEKMDLLSSLAKNYQNLGRFLNGTLIGSNEATQGCGVNLLSVHASKGLEFKDVYIIDLMEGRFPNHKLMNTGGGIEEERRLFYVAITRAKENLWLSYAKNELRENAKPKEHKPSVFLYEAGLLKPDLK; encoded by the coding sequence TTGCTAGAAACCTTACAATTAAACCCTGAGCAACGAAAAGCGGCTTCGGCTTTGCAAGGGCATAATTTAATCATTGCGAGCGCTGGCACGGGAAAAACTTCTACCATTGTGGGGCGCATTTTACACCTGCTAGATAACGGCATCAAGCCTGAAGAAATCTTGCTTTTGACTTTCACCAATAAAGCGAGTAATGAAATGATCGCTAGGGTGGCTAAATATTCCAAGTTAAGCTCCAAAATTGAAGCGGGCACTTTCCATGCGGTGGCGTATCGCTACTTAAAAGAGCATTACCCAAACTTAAGCCTGAAACAACCTAAGGAACTGAGAAAGCTTTTAGAAAGCATTGTGGACACTAAAAACGCCATAGATGACGATAAAAAGCCCTACACTTCGCAGCATTTATACGCCCTCTATTCTCTTTACACTAACGCTCTAAAACAAGAAGATTTTAGCGCTTGGCTTTCTCATAAAAACCCTGAACACACGCCATACGCCGCCCTTTATGAAAACATTTTAGAAGAGTTTGAAAACACTAAAAAAAAGCATGATTATATTGACTATAACGACTTACTGCTGCTGTTTAAAAAGGCGATGCTAGAAAGACCCAGCCCCTATAAAGAAGTGCTTTGCGATGAATTTCAAGACACTAACCCCTTACAAGAATCCATTTTAGACGCCATCAACCCCCCTAGTTTGTTTTGCGTGGGCGATTACGATCAGAGCATTTACGCTTTTAATGGGGCGGATATTTCTATCATTTCTAATTTCACTCAAAAATACAAAAACGCCCAGGTTTTCACGCTCACCAAAAACTACCGCTCTTCTAAAGAGATTTTAGATCTCGCTAATCAAGTGATACAGCATAACGAGCGCATTTACCCTAAAAATTTAGAAGTGGTGAAATCAGGGAAATTCAATAAACCCACGCTTTTAAATTACAACGACAATATCGCGCAATGCCAAGACATCGCTAAACGCATTGTGATGCGGAAGGATTTTAAAGAAGTGGCGGTGATTTTTAGGAATAACGCCAGTGCGGATCAATTAGAAGCCGCTTTAAGAGCCCACAATGTGCCAAGCAAAAGAAAAGGGAGCGCGAGCTTTTTTGAATCCAAAGAAGTGGCGTTAGCGTTAGATATTTGCGCGCTACTATTTAACCCTAAAGACATTATGGCAGCGATTCACATTTTAAGCTATATCAGCGATATTGGCTCTAACACCGCTAAAGACATTCATGAAGCCTTGATGCTTTTAGGCAATGGCGATCTCAAACTAGCCCTAACCCACCCAAGCAAAGAAGCTAAAATTTACACCAAGAAAAAAGAAATCACCTCCATGGGGCTTTTTGAAGAAATTTTTGCCCTAGAAAACAGCTCAAGGTTTAATAGCGTGATGGATAAGGCGTTTCATTCGCACCCGGTGTTGATGCATTCTAAAATCTCACTCAATGGGGCTAAAATGCTCAGCGATTTTTTCATTCTTTATACCAAAGCCCCTATTCATTCCCCTAGCGCTTTAATCAAACACATTCTAGAAAGCGCGTTTTTTCAAACCTTTAAAACACGCCTTTTAAAAGAGCGATCCAAAAATAAGGACGGCTCTTATAACGAATTTAAAAAACTCCAAGCACAAAAACGCTTCAATGAAAAAATGGACTTGCTGAGTTCTTTAGCGAAAAATTACCAAAATTTAGGGCGTTTTTTAAACGGCACTTTAATAGGCTCAAATGAAGCCACGCAAGGCTGTGGCGTGAATCTGTTGAGCGTGCATGCTTCTAAAGGCTTAGAATTTAAAGATGTTTATATTATAGATTTAATGGAGGGCCGTTTCCCTAACCATAAGCTCATGAATACCGGTGGAGGTATTGAAGAAGAGCGGCGGCTTTTTTATGTCGCTATCACAAGGGCTAAGGAAAATTTATGGCTTTCTTATGCGAAAAACGAATTGAGAGAAAACGCCAAACCTAAAGAGCATAAGCCTTCGGTGTTTTTGTATGAAGCGGGGCTTTTGAAACCCGATTTAAAATAA
- the hypB gene encoding hydrogenase nickel incorporation protein HypB produces the protein MSEQRKESLQNNPNLSKKDVKIVEKILSKNDIKAAEMKERYLKEGLYVLNFMSSPGSGKTTMLENLADFKDFKFCVVEGDLQTNRDADRLRKKGVSAHQITTGEACHLEASMIEGAFDLLKDEGALEKSDFLIIENVGNLVCPSSYNLGAAMNIVLLSVPEGDDKVLKYPTMFMCADAVIISKADMIEVFNFRVSQVKEDMQKLKPEAPIFLMSSKDPKSLEDFKNFLLEKKRENYQSTHSF, from the coding sequence ATGAGCGAACAACGAAAAGAATCTTTACAAAATAACCCTAATTTGAGTAAAAAAGATGTCAAAATCGTGGAAAAGATTTTGAGCAAGAACGACATTAAAGCCGCTGAAATGAAAGAGCGCTACCTGAAAGAAGGGCTGTATGTGTTAAACTTCATGAGTTCTCCTGGCAGCGGTAAAACCACGATGCTAGAAAATCTAGCGGATTTTAAAGACTTCAAGTTTTGTGTGGTAGAGGGCGATTTGCAAACCAATAGAGATGCGGACAGATTGCGTAAAAAAGGCGTGAGTGCACATCAGATCACCACCGGCGAAGCGTGCCATTTGGAAGCGAGCATGATTGAGGGGGCGTTTGATTTATTAAAAGATGAGGGAGCGTTAGAAAAAAGCGATTTTTTAATCATTGAAAACGTGGGGAATTTGGTTTGCCCTTCAAGCTATAATCTAGGGGCGGCGATGAATATCGTTTTACTCTCTGTCCCAGAGGGCGATGATAAGGTGCTAAAATACCCTACGATGTTCATGTGTGCGGATGCGGTCATTATCAGTAAAGCGGATATGATTGAAGTGTTTAATTTTAGGGTTTCTCAAGTCAAAGAAGACATGCAAAAATTAAAGCCTGAAGCGCCTATTTTTTTAATGAGCTCCAAAGACCCTAAAAGCTTGGAAGATTTTAAAAATTTCCTTTTAGAAAAAAAGCGTGAAAATTACCAATCCACGCATTCGTTTTAA
- the flgD gene encoding flagellar hook assembly protein FlgD: MAIDLAEVTGAKAAQERKKEQPTIANGLDKNAFMKLFLEQLKNQDPTAPMETDKIITQTAQLTQVEMQEENKKTMQEVASAMKSNKETNESLKDFQGALKDTMENLNKGMDDSLKANNALREVSALNSVSMIGKIAETDVSGANFDGNNKLSFSLFFDEKIDASKGVPAIQILNENNELVKTIPLKDYNGQKGYINFEWDGTNEKGEKVPKGNYKIKAEYNLDSHSKQYLQTRIGRGEVESVVFDKGKPMLRMGEMILPIDSAIEFYKPDQKPLDQKPLDQKPLDQKPLEQKPLEQKPLEQKPLEQKPLEQKPLDQKPLDQKPQTLPKETA, encoded by the coding sequence ATGGCCATTGATTTAGCAGAAGTTACAGGAGCTAAAGCCGCACAAGAAAGGAAAAAAGAGCAGCCCACCATCGCTAACGGGTTGGATAAAAACGCTTTCATGAAACTCTTTTTAGAGCAATTGAAAAATCAAGACCCCACCGCTCCTATGGAAACGGATAAAATCATCACCCAAACCGCGCAACTCACGCAAGTGGAAATGCAAGAAGAAAACAAAAAGACCATGCAAGAAGTCGCTAGTGCCATGAAATCCAATAAAGAAACTAACGAATCTTTAAAAGACTTTCAAGGCGCTTTAAAAGACACCATGGAAAACCTTAACAAGGGCATGGACGATAGCCTGAAGGCTAATAACGCTTTAAGGGAAGTAAGTGCGCTTAACTCTGTGAGCATGATAGGCAAAATCGCTGAAACCGATGTGAGCGGGGCGAATTTTGATGGCAATAACAAGCTTTCTTTTTCGCTCTTTTTTGATGAAAAAATTGACGCTTCTAAAGGAGTGCCAGCGATTCAAATCTTAAATGAAAACAATGAATTAGTCAAAACGATTCCTTTAAAAGATTATAACGGGCAAAAGGGGTATATCAATTTTGAATGGGACGGCACAAACGAAAAGGGCGAAAAAGTCCCTAAAGGCAATTACAAAATCAAGGCTGAATACAATTTAGACTCTCACAGCAAGCAGTATTTGCAAACTCGTATTGGTAGGGGCGAAGTGGAAAGCGTGGTTTTTGATAAAGGCAAGCCCATGCTAAGAATGGGCGAAATGATTTTACCCATAGACAGCGCGATAGAGTTTTATAAGCCGGATCAAAAGCCGCTTGATCAAAAACCGCTTGATCAAAAACCGCTTGATCAAAAACCGCTTGAACAAAAACCGCTTGAACAAAAACCGCTTGAACAAAAACCGCTTGAACAAAAACCGCTTGAACAAAAACCGCTTGATCAAAAGCCACTTGATCAAAAGCCTCAAACCCTCCCTAAAGAGACAGCATGA
- a CDS encoding cupin domain-containing protein encodes MEVVNFLEGVCFEKLHIEALSENSSNKEMRICMPKGAVMDKHKAPGAISVQVLEGKIVFEVGDEKIEMPKGALISLEAQVLHRLDALENSVIRLSLSKK; translated from the coding sequence ATGGAAGTGGTTAATTTTTTAGAGGGAGTTTGTTTTGAAAAGCTCCACATTGAAGCGTTGAGTGAAAATTCTTCCAATAAGGAAATGCGTATTTGCATGCCCAAAGGAGCTGTCATGGACAAACACAAGGCCCCGGGAGCGATTAGCGTGCAGGTTTTAGAGGGCAAAATCGTTTTTGAAGTGGGAGATGAAAAAATAGAAATGCCAAAGGGAGCGTTAATCAGCCTAGAAGCCCAAGTTTTGCATCGTCTGGACGCTTTAGAAAATAGCGTTATAAGATTGTCTTTGAGTAAAAAATAA
- a CDS encoding Eco57I restriction-modification methylase domain-containing protein has protein sequence MENFLNNLDIKTLGQVFTPKKIVDFMLTLKQNHGSVLEPSAGDGSFLKCFKKAVGIEIDPKICPKNALCMDFFDYPLENQFDTIIGNPPYVKHKDIAPSTKEKLHYSLFDERSNLYLFFIEKAIKHLKPKGELIFITPRDFLKSTSSVKLNEWIYQEGTITHFFELGDQKIFPNAMPNCVIFRFCKGNFSRITNDCLQFVCKKGILYFLNQSYTQKLSEVFKVKVGAVSGCDKIFKNEKYGNLEFVTSITKRTNVLEKMVFVNKPNDYLLQHKDSLMQRKIKKFNEANWFEWGRMHHISPKKRIYVNTKTRQKNPFFIHQCPNYDGSILALFPYNQNLDLQSLCDKLNAINWQELGFVCGGRFLFSQRSLENALLPKDFLN, from the coding sequence TTGGAGAATTTTTTGAATAATTTAGACATTAAAACCTTAGGGCAGGTTTTCACCCCTAAAAAGATAGTGGATTTCATGCTCACTCTCAAACAAAATCATGGGAGTGTTTTAGAGCCAAGCGCGGGCGATGGGAGTTTTTTAAAGTGCTTTAAAAAGGCTGTAGGGATTGAAATCGATCCTAAAATCTGCCCTAAAAATGCCCTTTGCATGGACTTTTTTGACTACCCTTTAGAAAATCAATTTGACACCATTATCGGTAACCCGCCCTATGTCAAACACAAGGATATTGCACCAAGCACAAAAGAAAAACTCCATTACAGCCTTTTTGATGAAAGGAGTAATCTATACTTGTTTTTCATAGAAAAAGCGATCAAGCATTTAAAACCTAAAGGCGAATTGATTTTCATCACCCCAAGGGATTTTTTAAAATCCACTTCTAGCGTGAAATTAAACGAATGGATTTACCAAGAAGGCACGATAACGCATTTTTTTGAACTGGGCGATCAAAAGATTTTCCCAAACGCCATGCCTAATTGCGTGATTTTTCGTTTTTGTAAAGGCAATTTCAGTAGAATCACCAACGATTGTTTGCAATTCGTGTGCAAAAAAGGCATTTTATATTTCCTCAACCAATCTTACACGCAAAAATTAAGCGAGGTTTTTAAGGTTAAAGTGGGGGCAGTGAGCGGGTGCGATAAGATTTTTAAAAATGAAAAATACGGGAATTTAGAATTTGTCACCTCAATCACGAAAAGAACCAATGTTTTAGAAAAAATGGTTTTTGTCAATAAGCCTAATGATTATTTACTCCAGCATAAAGATAGCTTGATGCAAAGAAAGATCAAAAAATTCAATGAAGCCAACTGGTTTGAATGGGGTAGAATGCATCACATATCCCCTAAAAAACGCATTTATGTCAACACCAAAACGCGCCAAAAAAACCCTTTTTTCATCCACCAATGCCCTAATTATGACGGCTCTATTTTAGCGCTATTCCCTTATAACCAAAACTTGGATTTACAAAGCCTCTGCGATAAACTCAACGCTATCAACTGGCAAGAATTGGGCTTTGTGTGCGGCGGGCGTTTTTTGTTTTCGCAGCGCTCTTTAGAAAACGCCCTTTTGCCTAAAGACTTTTTAAACTAG
- a CDS encoding flagellar hook-length control protein FliK gives MPSPINPIHTNASANALNSGAKNEVKDTKNAPKGASKDFSKILNQKISKDKTTPKENPLKATPKDTKEDAKELEKTPTPHHQHAQNLTKDQQAPTLKDWLNHKKTTAPHETQHETHEANETNPKTPNETLNKNEKKSNGVTSNAHQTNLPNKNPLTPTNHANNAIKTPTAPTHNAKDPKTLKDIQTLSQKHDLNASNIQATTTPENKTPLNASDHLALKTTQTPTNHTLAKNDAKNTANLSSVLQSLEKKESRNKEHATPPSNEKKTPPLREALPMNAIKRDKTLSKKKPEKTPTKTQTTAPSPENAPKIPLKTPPLMPLIGANPPNDNAPTLLEKEEKTKEVSENKEKTKESTNSAQSAQNAQASDKASENKNAAPKETIKHFTQQLKQEIQEYKPPMSRISMDLFPKELGKVEVIIQKVGKNLKVSVISHNNSLQTFLDNQQDLKNSLNALGFEGVDLSFSQDSSKEQPKEQLRELFKEQESTPLKENALKSYQENTDHENKETSMQITLYA, from the coding sequence ATGCCATCTCCTATTAATCCCATTCACACCAACGCAAGCGCCAACGCTTTAAATAGCGGAGCGAAAAACGAAGTTAAAGACACCAAAAACGCCCCTAAAGGCGCATCAAAGGATTTCAGTAAGATCTTAAACCAAAAGATCTCTAAAGACAAAACCACCCCTAAAGAAAATCCTTTAAAAGCCACGCCCAAAGACACTAAAGAGGACGCTAAAGAGCTTGAAAAAACCCCCACCCCACACCACCAACATGCTCAAAATCTCACTAAAGACCAACAAGCCCCTACCCTAAAAGATTGGCTCAACCACAAAAAAACAACAGCCCCACATGAGACTCAACATGAAACCCATGAGGCTAATGAAACTAACCCCAAAACCCCTAACGAAACTTTAAACAAGAATGAAAAAAAGTCTAATGGAGTTACTTCTAACGCTCATCAAACAAACTTGCCTAATAAAAACCCACTAACCCCCACTAACCACGCTAATAACGCTATCAAAACCCCCACAGCCCCAACCCATAACGCTAAAGATCCAAAAACCCTTAAAGACATCCAAACGCTCAGCCAAAAACATGACTTAAACGCTAGCAACATTCAAGCAACAACAACTCCAGAAAATAAAACCCCCTTAAATGCAAGCGATCATCTTGCTTTAAAAACAACGCAAACGCCCACTAACCACACCCTTGCAAAGAACGACGCTAAAAACACCGCCAACCTTTCTAGCGTTTTGCAATCCTTAGAAAAAAAAGAATCGCGCAATAAAGAGCACGCAACCCCCCCTAGTAACGAAAAAAAAACGCCCCCTTTAAGGGAAGCTTTACCAATGAACGCCATTAAAAGGGATAAAACGCTTTCTAAAAAAAAGCCAGAAAAAACCCCTACTAAAACCCAAACTACAGCCCCAAGCCCAGAAAATGCCCCTAAAATCCCTCTTAAAACGCCCCCTTTAATGCCTTTAATAGGAGCTAACCCCCCTAATGATAACGCTCCAACGCTATTAGAAAAAGAAGAAAAAACTAAAGAAGTGAGCGAAAATAAAGAAAAAACTAAAGAATCCACTAACAGCGCTCAAAGCGCACAAAACGCCCAAGCTAGCGATAAGGCAAGCGAGAATAAAAACGCTGCCCCTAAAGAGACGATCAAGCATTTCACCCAACAATTAAAGCAAGAAATCCAAGAATACAAACCCCCCATGAGCAGGATCTCTATGGATCTATTCCCTAAGGAATTGGGCAAGGTTGAAGTGATTATTCAAAAAGTGGGTAAAAACCTTAAAGTGAGCGTGATTTCTCACAACAACAGCTTGCAAACCTTTTTGGATAACCAACAGGATCTTAAAAACAGCCTGAACGCTTTAGGCTTTGAAGGGGTGGATTTGAGCTTTTCACAAGATTCTTCCAAAGAGCAACCTAAAGAGCAACTAAGAGAGCTATTCAAAGAGCAGGAATCAACCCCCCTAAAAGAAAACGCCTTAAAAAGCTACCAAGAGAATACGGACCATGAAAACAAAGAAACGAGCATGCAAATCACTCTTTATGCGTGA
- the alpA gene encoding Hop family adhesin AlpA has protein sequence MMKKNRTLFLSLALCASISYAEDDGGFFTVGYQLGQVMQDVQNPGGTKRDELARELNADTTNNILNNNTGGNVAGALSNAFSQYLYSLLGAYPEKLNGNDVSANALLGGAVGSGTCAAAGTAGGNSLNTQSACTAAGYYWLPSLSDRVLSTIGSQTNYGTNTNFPNMQQQLTYLNAANVFFNAMNKALETKNGTSGAGSATGQNGQTYSAPAIAYLQGQQNILNNAANLLKQDELLLEAFNSAVAANIGNKEFNSAVFTGLVQGIIDQSQSVYNELSKNPISGSAFNSATDGKLTNQANAVQGRANQLSNALYNAQVTLDKINALNNQVRNMPYLPQFRAGNSRATNILNGFYTKVGYKQFFGKKRNIGLRYYGFFSYNGASVGFRSTQNNVGLYTYGVGTDVLYNIFSRSYQNRSVDMGFFSGIQLAGETVQSTLRDDPNVKLHGKVNNTHFQFLFDFGMRMNFGKLDGKSNRHNQHTVEFGVVVPTIYNTYYKSAGTTVKYFRPYSVYWSYGYSF, from the coding sequence ATGATGAAGAAAAATAGAACGCTGTTTCTTAGTCTAGCCCTTTGCGCTAGCATAAGTTATGCCGAAGATGATGGAGGGTTTTTCACCGTCGGTTATCAGCTTGGGCAAGTCATGCAAGATGTCCAAAACCCAGGCGGCACTAAAAGAGACGAACTCGCAAGAGAGCTTAACGCTGATACAACGAACAACATTTTAAACAACAACACCGGAGGCAATGTCGCAGGGGCGTTGAGTAACGCTTTCTCCCAATACCTTTATTCGCTTTTAGGGGCGTATCCAGAGAAACTCAATGGTAACGATGTGTCTGCGAACGCTCTTTTAGGGGGTGCGGTAGGCAGTGGGACTTGCGCGGCTGCAGGGACGGCTGGTGGCAATTCTCTTAACACTCAAAGCGCTTGCACCGCTGCGGGCTATTACTGGCTCCCAAGCCTTTCTGATAGGGTTTTAAGCACGATCGGCAGCCAGACTAACTACGGCACGAACACCAATTTCCCCAACATGCAACAACAGCTCACCTACTTGAATGCGGCGAATGTGTTTTTTAATGCGATGAATAAAGCTTTAGAGACCAAAAATGGAACTAGTGGAGCTGGTAGTGCGACTGGTCAAAATGGTCAAACTTACTCTGCACCAGCTATTGCTTACCTTCAAGGCCAACAAAATATTCTCAATAACGCAGCTAACTTGCTCAAGCAAGATGAATTGCTTTTAGAAGCTTTCAACTCTGCCGTAGCCGCTAACATTGGGAATAAAGAATTCAATTCAGCCGTTTTTACAGGTTTGGTGCAAGGCATTATTGATCAATCTCAATCGGTCTATAACGAACTCAGTAAAAACCCCATTAGCGGGAGCGCGTTTAATAGCGCTACAGATGGCAAACTAACTAACCAAGCTAACGCTGTGCAAGGGCGCGCTAATCAGCTCTCTAACGCTCTTTATAACGCGCAAGTAACTTTGGATAAAATCAATGCGCTCAACAATCAGGTTAGAAACATGCCTTACTTGCCCCAATTCAGGGCCGGGAACAGCCGTGCGACGAATATTTTAAACGGGTTTTACACTAAAGTGGGCTATAAGCAATTCTTTGGGAAGAAAAGGAATATCGGTTTGCGCTATTATGGTTTCTTTTCTTATAACGGAGCGAGCGTGGGCTTTAGATCCACTCAAAATAATGTAGGGCTATACACTTATGGGGTGGGGACTGATGTGTTGTATAACATCTTTAGTCGCTCCTATCAAAACCGCTCTGTGGATATGGGCTTTTTTAGCGGTATCCAATTAGCCGGTGAGACCGTCCAATCCACGCTCAGAGATGACCCCAATGTGAAATTGCATGGGAAAGTCAATAACACGCACTTCCAGTTCCTCTTTGACTTCGGTATGCGGATGAACTTCGGTAAGTTGGACGGGAAATCCAACCGCCACAACCAGCACACGGTGGAATTTGGCGTAGTGGTGCCTACGATTTATAACACTTATTACAAATCAGCAGGGACTACCGTGAAGTATTTCCGTCCTTATAGCGTTTATTGGTCTTATGGGTATTCATTCTAA
- the alpB gene encoding Hop family adhesin AlpB produces the protein MKQNLKPFKMIKENLMTQSQKVRFLAPLSLALSLSFNQVGAEEDGGFMTFGYELGQVVQQVKNPGKIKAEELAGLLNSTTTNNTNINIAGTGGNVAGTLGNLFMNQLGNLIDLYPTLNTNSIHQCGSTNGATTAAATSNSACFQGNLALYNEMVSSIKTLSQDLKNNIFQGNNNTTSANLSNQLSNLNTASVYLAYMNSFLNANNQAGGIFQNNTNQAYGDGVTAQQIAYVLKQASITMGPSGNSGAAGAFLDAALAQHVFNSANAGNDLSAKEFTSLVQNIVNTSQNALTLANNANISNSTGYQVSYGGNIDQARSTQLLNNTTNTLAKVSALNNELKANPWLGNFAAGNSSQVNAFNGFITKIGYKQFFGENKNVGLRYYGFFSYNGAGVGNGPTYNQVNLLTYGVGTDVLYNVFSRSFGSRSLNAGFFGGIQLAGDTYISTLRNSPQLASRPTATKFQFLFDLGLRMNFGILKKDLKSHNQHSIEIGVQIPTIYNTYYKAGGAEVKYFRPYSVYWVYGYAF, from the coding sequence ATGAAACAAAATTTAAAGCCATTCAAAATGATTAAGGAAAATTTAATGACACAATCTCAAAAAGTAAGATTCTTAGCCCCTTTAAGCCTAGCGTTGAGCTTGAGCTTCAATCAAGTGGGCGCTGAAGAAGATGGGGGCTTTATGACCTTTGGGTATGAATTAGGTCAGGTAGTCCAACAAGTGAAAAACCCGGGTAAAATCAAAGCCGAAGAATTAGCTGGCTTGTTAAACTCTACCACGACAAACAACACCAATATCAATATTGCAGGCACAGGAGGCAATGTCGCCGGGACTTTAGGCAACCTCTTTATGAACCAATTAGGCAACTTGATTGATTTGTATCCTACTTTGAATACTAATAGTATTCATCAATGTGGTAGCACTAATGGCGCTACTACTGCTGCTGCTACTAGTAATTCTGCTTGTTTCCAAGGTAACCTGGCTCTTTATAACGAAATGGTTAGCTCTATCAAAACTTTGAGTCAAGACCTCAAAAACAATATCTTTCAAGGCAACAACAACACCACGAGCGCTAATCTCTCCAACCAACTCAGTAATCTTAACACCGCTAGCGTTTATTTGGCTTACATGAACTCGTTCTTAAACGCCAATAACCAAGCGGGTGGGATTTTTCAAAACAACACTAATCAAGCTTATGGAGATGGTGTTACCGCTCAACAAATCGCTTATGTCCTAAAGCAAGCTTCAATCACTATGGGGCCAAGCGGTAATAGCGGGGCTGCCGGTGCGTTTTTGGACGCCGCTTTAGCGCAACATGTTTTCAACTCTGCTAACGCTGGGAATGATTTGAGCGCTAAGGAATTCACTAGCTTGGTGCAAAATATCGTCAATACTTCTCAAAACGCTTTAACGCTAGCCAACAACGCTAACATCAGCAATTCAACAGGCTATCAAGTGAGCTATGGCGGGAATATTGATCAAGCGCGCTCTACCCAACTATTAAACAACACCACAAACACTTTGGCTAAAGTTAGCGCTTTGAATAACGAGCTTAAAGCTAACCCATGGCTTGGGAATTTCGCTGCCGGTAACAGCTCTCAAGTGAATGCGTTTAACGGGTTTATCACTAAAATCGGTTATAAGCAATTCTTTGGAGAAAACAAGAATGTGGGCTTACGCTACTACGGCTTCTTCAGCTATAACGGCGCGGGCGTGGGTAATGGCCCTACTTACAATCAAGTCAATTTGCTCACTTATGGGGTGGGGACTGATGTGCTTTACAATGTGTTTAGCCGCTCTTTTGGTAGCCGAAGTCTTAATGCGGGCTTCTTTGGGGGGATCCAACTCGCAGGGGATACTTACATCAGCACGCTAAGAAATAGCCCTCAGCTTGCGAGCAGACCTACAGCGACAAAATTCCAATTCTTGTTTGACTTAGGCTTACGCATGAACTTTGGTATCTTGAAAAAAGACCTAAAAAGCCATAACCAGCATTCTATAGAAATCGGTGTGCAAATCCCTACGATTTACAACACTTATTATAAAGCTGGCGGCGCTGAAGTGAAATACTTCCGCCCTTATAGCGTGTATTGGGTCTATGGCTACGCCTTCTAA